In the genome of Gallus gallus isolate bGalGal1 chromosome 21, bGalGal1.mat.broiler.GRCg7b, whole genome shotgun sequence, one region contains:
- the LOC124416956 gene encoding taste receptor type 1 member 1-like yields the protein MMRFAVEEINNSSALLPNVTLGYEIHDTCTEAANLHGTLRALGREGRHDVEVLSAPQRYEPRAVAVIGPDSTQLALTTAAILGVFLVPEISYEASLEMLSTKRFYPSFLRTIPSDGQQVKAIGLLLQRFGWTWVALVGSDNTYGRDGLNALSELLAATDVCVAYRGVIPTTKDAGSPELRKLIQTLVDSRVNVTVVFSNRRNAQPFFEAVVQENITGMVWVGSEDWSLAQTIWQVPGIQNIGSVIGISVEQAEPTMLKRLESWENARERAVSGSAGSTGVGGGNGASSSDGIQLNCTQHCPGCHLLADTPDIYDIQASYNVYSAVYAVAHGLHNLLGCASGVCSKGRVYPWQLLQKIKQVNFSLHKSYISFDANGNIRKGYNIIAWNWRGQSWAFDVVGAFTVNPNRLHIDQSKILWHTKDHQQVPVSVCSWPCAAGEMRLQQNRHRCCFSCVACPAGTFLNRTGQ from the exons ATGATGCGCTTCGCCGTGGAGGAGATCAACAACTCCAGCGCGCTCCTCCCCAACGTCACGCTGGGCTACGAGATCCACGACACCTGCACGGAGGCGGCCAACCTGCACGGCACGCTGCGCGCGCTCGGCCGGGAGGGGCGGCACGACGTGGAGGTGCTGAGCGCCCCGCAGCGCTACGAGCCCCGCGCCGTGGCCGTCATCGGGCCCGACAGCACTCAGCTGGCGCTCACCACGGCCGCCATCCTGGGCGTCTTCCTCGTGCCGGAG ATCAGCTACGAAGCCTCTCTGGAGATGCTGAGCACGAAGCGGTTCTACCCCTCGTTCCTGCGCACCATCCCCAGCGACGGGCAGCAAGTGAAGGCCAtcgggctgctgctgcagcgctTCGGGTGGACGTGGGTCGCTCTGGTGGGCAGTGACAACACCTATGGTAGGGATGGGCTCAACGCCCTCTCCGAGCTGCTGGCCGCCACCGATGTGTGCGTGGCCTACCGAGGTGTCATCCCCACAACCAAGGATGCCGGCAGCCCGGAGCTCCGCAAGCTGATCCAAACCCTTGTGGACAGCAGGGTCAACGTCACCGTCGTCTTCTCCAACCGGAGGAACGCCCAGCCCTTCTTTGAGGCAGTGGTGCAGGAGAACATCACAGGAATGGTGTGGGTGGGCTCTGAGGACTGGTCTTTAGCCCAAACCATCTGGCAGGTGCCCGGCATCCAAAATATCGGCTCTGTGATTGGCATTTCTGTTGAGCAGGCAGAGCCCACCATGCTGAAACGCCTTGAATCGTGGGAAAATGCAAGGGAACGTGCCGTGTCTGGAAGTGCTGGCAGCACGGGGGTGGGGGGTGGCAATGGAGCGAGCAGCAGCGACGGCATCCAGCTGAactgcacccagcactgcccaggaTGTCACCTGCTCGCCGATACCCCAGACATATATGACATTCAGGCCTCTTACAACGTATACTCTGCTGTGTATGCAGTGGCCCATGGCCTCCACAACCTGCTGGGCTGCGCCTCAGGGGTGTGCAGCAAAGGCAGAGTCTATCCCTGGCAG ctcctACAAAAAATCAAGCAGGTAAACTTCAGCCTGCACAAGAGCTACATCTCATTTGATGCCAACGGGAACATTCGTAAAGGTTATAACATCATTGCATGGAATTGGAGAGGCCAGAGTTGGGCTTTTGATGTGGTTGGAGCTTTCACTGTGAACCCCAACCGGCTGCACATTGACCAGAGCAAAATCCTGTGGCACACAAAAGATCACCAG caggtTCCTGTCTCAGTCTGCTCCTGGCCCTGTGCAGCTGGGGAGATGAGGCTGCAGCAGAACCGCCACAGGTGCTGCTTCAGCTGTGTGGCCTGTCCAGCAGGGACCTTCCTGAACAGAACAGGTCAGTAA